The Megalops cyprinoides isolate fMegCyp1 chromosome 19, fMegCyp1.pri, whole genome shotgun sequence genome has a window encoding:
- the LOC118794319 gene encoding NFATC2-interacting protein encodes MAERDMSDSDSDVDGPPPVRPPPKRRRIIDPSAVTTVPIYSNKVSSSLQLKSSVFIHTDSAGENEDIPKLWSQSQPSPPKKEEPDITVLSDSEEDPEKDEKQESFHSASPPPPPKSPPVKTPRRANRKIREINRRLNAIGSLLSPSHDSGAGAEHHSAAHDHGDDDDDDDIIVVSTPGSVPPASDQSREIPLKFRCRTDLYKIPVQSTAPLSTAVKQLSVKLSVPPARILLLRKETELPVDSTAKELGLGIADIIDCVVIADEDKEKESDSDIITVRLQGKDKGSTQDYSLHKEAPLGSILSQYRAHMGVDSRRKVRFLFDGSKVTDSHTPSQLDMEDGDVIEVWA; translated from the exons GACATgtcagacagtgacagtgatgtggATGGCCCACCGCCTGTCAGGCCGCCACCTAAACGGCGACGCATCATCGACCCCTCTGCTGTGACAACTGTACCCATTTACTCCAATAAG gtgAGCAGCAGTCTGCAGTTGAAGTCATCTGTCTTCATACATACTGACAGTGCAG GTGAAAATGAAGATATTCCGAAACTGTGGTCCCAGTCACAGCCTTCACCCCCAAAGAAAGAGGAACCAGACATCACTGTTCTCTCAGACTCAGAGGAGGATCCTGAGAAGGATGAAAAGCA GGAAAGTTTTCATTCTGcatctccacccccaccccctaagAGCCCTCCAGTAAAAACCCCCAGACGTGCAAACAGAAAGATACG aGAGATCAACAGAAGGTTAAATGCCATTGGTTCCCTCCTGTCACCATCGCATGATTCTGGGGCAGGGGCTGAACACCACAGCGCTGCTCATGATCAcggtgacgatgatgatgacgatgacatCATTGTGGTCTCCACCCCTGGCTCCGTGCCACCAGCCAGTGACCAGTCTCGAGAGATACCCCTCAAATTCCGTTGCCGCACTGACCTGTACAAGATTCCCGTGCAGTCA ACGGCTCCTTTGAGCACGGCAGTAAAGCAGCTGTCAGTCAAACTCAGTGTTCCACCTGCCCGCATCCTTTTGTtgagaaaagagacagaactTCCTGTTGACTCCACAGCAAAAGAACTGGGATTGGGCATTGCAGACATCATTG ACTGTGTGGTGATAGCAGATgaggacaaagagaaagagagtgacagtgacatcatcactgtgcGACTACAGGGCAAGGACAAAGGGTCTACTCAGGACTACTCTCTACACAAG GAAGCCCCCCTTGGCTCCATCCTCTCTCAGTATCGCGCTCATATGGGTGTTGACTCTAGGCGCAAGGTCCGTTTTCTGTTCGATGGGTCAAAGGTGACCGAtagccacaccccctcccagcTGGACATGGAGGATGGAGATGTTATTGAAGTCTGGGCCTGA
- the spns1 gene encoding protein spinster homolog 1 has product MSLTDPNSDSAPFFSDDNEGEESGEPKTELANEEEPVSGVTDRRAILTVGVLCFINLLNYMDRFTVAGVLPDIEQFFGIDDSMSGLLQTVFICSYMFLAPVFGYFGDRYNRKLIMCVGITFWAVVTLASSYIPKGYFGILLLTRGLVGVGEASYSTIAPTIIADLFIKEKRTRMLSVFYFAIPVGSGLGYIVGSKVDDLAQDWHWALRVTPGLGLIAVLLLITVVREPKRGAIEARPEHSLHRTSWAADIRALAKNPSFMLSTFGFTAVAFVTGSLALWAPTFLLRAAIFTGEKAPCFSGPCDTSDSLYFGIITCVTGVLGVGTGVEVSRRLRQRTPRADPLVCAAGLLLAAPFLYLSIVCAQASTIATYVFIFLGETFLSMNWAIVADILLYVVVPTRRSTAEALQIVVSHLFGDAGSPYLIGVLSDSLHKSDSYLWQFRSLQLSLLLCAFVAVAGGGFFLATALFIERDRHLAENYAHSDDEPIVVPKRGRSTKVPVSSVLI; this is encoded by the exons ATGTCCCTTACAGACCCCAACTCCGATTCTGCACCCTTCTTCTCGGACGACAATGAGGGTGAGGAGTCTGGTGAACCAAAGACAGAGCTGGCAAATGAGGAGGAGCCTGTCAGTGGGGTGACCGATCGGAGGGCAATTTTGACAGTGGGTGTGCTCTGCTTCATCAACCTGCTCAACTACATGGACAGATTCACTGTGGCTG GTGTTCTTCCAGATATTGAGCAGTTCTTTGGAATTGATGACAGCATGTCAGGGCTGTTGCAGACAG tgtttATCTGCAGTTACATGTTTCTGGCTCCAGTGTTTGGTTACTTTGGAGACCGGTACAACAGGAAGCTGATCATGTGCGTGGGCATCACTTTCTGGGCTGTCGTCACGCTGGCCAGCTCCTATATTCCTAAAGGC TATTTTGGAATCCTGTTGTTAACTCGAGGTCTGGTGGGAGTAGGTGAGGCCAGCTACTCCACCATTGCCCCCACCATCATCGCTGATCTGTTCATCAAAGAGAAGCGAACAAGAATGCTCTCAGTCTTCTACTTCGCCATCCCCGTGGGCAG TGGTCTTGGTTACATTGTGGGGTCAAAAGTAGATGATTTGGCACAGGACTGGCACTGGGCACTCAGG GTGACTCCAGGTCTGGGTCTTatagcagtgctgctgttgatCACAGTGGTGAGAGAGCCCAAGAGAGGAGCCATCGAGGCACGGCCTGAGCACAGCCTGCACAGAACCAGCTGGGCTGCCGACATCCGGGCCCTAGCCAAGAA tCCCAGCTTCATGCTGTCCACCTTTGGGTTCACCGCCGTGGCCTTTGTGACAGGGTCACTGGCCCTCTGGGCCCCTACCTTCCTCTTACGGGCTGCCATCTTTACAGGGGAGAAAGCCCCATGCTTCTCTGGGCCTTGTGATACCTCCGACAG CCTGTATTTTGGGATAATCACCTGTGTGACTGGGGTGCTGGGTGTGGGCACTGGTGTAGAGGTGAGCAGGAGGCTCAGGCAGAGGACCCCTCGGGCCGACCCCCTGGTGTGTGCCGCTGGCCTCCTCCTCGCAGCCCCCTTCCTCTACCTCTCCATCGTCTGCGCCCAGGCCAGCACCATTGCCACTTAC gtGTTCATATTCCTCGGAGAGACCTTCCTGTCAATGAACTGGGCCATTGTTGCTGACATACTTTTG TATGTAGTCGTCCCGACGCGCCGCTCCACGGCTGAAGCTTTGCAGATCGTTGTATCTCACCTGTTTGGAGATGCAGGGAGCCCCTACCTCATTGGAGTG CTGTCAGACTCCCTGCACAAGTCGGACTCATACCTGTGGCAGTTCCGCTCCCTccagctctccctcctgctctgtgccTTTGTGGCTGTAGCGGGCGGGGGCTTCTTCCTGGCTACCGCCTTGTTCATCGAGAGAGACCGCCACCTTGCTGAGAACTATGCACATTCAG ATGATGAACCAATTGTTGTGCCTAAGAGAGGCAGGTCCACAAAAGTACCTGTGTCCAGCGTTTTAATTTGA